The following proteins come from a genomic window of Geminicoccaceae bacterium SCSIO 64248:
- a CDS encoding DciA family protein, translated as MQVIRTSDEDGRQGRGPRRLEATLHRLLDPAARRRGFIEGRVFRAWPAIVGDDIAALCQPIRLSPGSGGGSGVLHVRVSGSAGLELQHTEPLVLQRINAYFGRAVVGRLRLTQAPAPLPPEPARLPARHLTGSEIEAIARSVDAITHPALREALRTLGEAVRAQASADIHNAFSTPPPALRHRT; from the coding sequence ATGCAGGTCATACGCACATCCGACGAAGACGGCCGGCAGGGACGTGGACCCCGACGCCTCGAGGCGACGCTGCATCGCCTGCTCGATCCGGCCGCGCGGCGGCGCGGCTTCATCGAGGGCCGCGTGTTCCGTGCATGGCCGGCGATCGTGGGCGACGACATCGCGGCGCTGTGCCAGCCGATCCGGCTTTCGCCGGGGAGCGGCGGCGGCTCCGGCGTTCTCCACGTGCGGGTGAGCGGCAGCGCAGGTCTGGAACTCCAGCATACCGAGCCTCTCGTCCTCCAGCGCATCAACGCCTATTTCGGCCGCGCGGTGGTTGGTCGCTTGCGGCTGACCCAGGCGCCGGCGCCCCTGCCTCCCGAGCCTGCCCGGCTTCCGGCCCGCCATCTGACCGGATCGGAGATCGAGGCCATCGCCCGCAGCGTCGACGCTATCACGCACCCTGCGCTGCGCGAAGCCCTGCGGACGCTCGGCGAGGCGGTGCGTGCGCAGGCGTCGGCCGATATTCACAACGCATTCAGCACCCCGCCCCCAGCTTTGCGCCACCGCACTTAG
- a CDS encoding prephenate/arogenate dehydrogenase family protein — translation MSAAAGFDRVALVGIGLINGSLARDMKRQGMAGEIVAASRRRETLDTALGLGLCDRATTDPAEAVRGADLVVIGTPVRAAGEVARAIAPGLSPEAVVTDVGSVKGAVVEAVLPELSHPGRFVAGHPVAGTEHSGPAAAIEHLFRHRWTILTPTEASDEDAIATVRGLWETVGSRVEVMTPEHHDQVLAMTSHLPHLIAFSIVGTVDDLEGHLRQEVFKFAAGGFTDFTRIAASDPTMWRDVFLSNKDAVLEGLGRFTEDLIALQRQIRWDDGDALFDLFTKTRAIRRGIVEAGQAYGRRAVIDDEPAVKDQTAP, via the coding sequence ATGAGCGCGGCAGCGGGTTTCGACCGTGTGGCGCTGGTCGGCATCGGCCTGATCAACGGCTCGCTTGCGCGCGACATGAAGCGGCAGGGCATGGCCGGTGAGATCGTCGCCGCGTCCCGCCGGCGAGAAACGCTGGACACGGCGCTGGGGCTCGGCCTGTGCGACCGGGCGACGACCGATCCGGCCGAGGCCGTGCGCGGCGCCGATCTGGTCGTGATCGGTACGCCGGTTCGGGCGGCCGGCGAGGTCGCCCGTGCCATCGCGCCCGGCCTGTCGCCGGAGGCCGTCGTCACCGATGTGGGCTCGGTCAAGGGCGCCGTGGTCGAGGCCGTCCTGCCGGAGCTTTCGCATCCCGGACGCTTCGTTGCGGGCCATCCCGTCGCCGGCACCGAGCATTCCGGTCCGGCCGCCGCGATCGAGCATCTCTTCCGCCATCGCTGGACCATCCTCACGCCGACCGAGGCGAGTGACGAGGACGCGATTGCGACGGTGCGCGGCCTGTGGGAGACGGTCGGGTCGCGCGTCGAGGTCATGACGCCCGAGCATCACGACCAGGTGCTGGCGATGACCTCGCACCTGCCGCATCTGATCGCGTTCTCGATCGTCGGCACGGTCGACGACCTCGAGGGCCATCTCCGCCAGGAGGTCTTCAAGTTCGCCGCCGGCGGCTTCACCGACTTCACCCGCATCGCCGCGTCCGATCCGACCATGTGGCGCGACGTGTTCCTGTCGAACAAGGATGCCGTGCTCGAGGGGCTCGGGCGCTTCACCGAGGACCTGATCGCGCTGCAGCGACAGATTCGCTGGGACGACGGCGACGCCCTGTTCGATCTGTTCACCAAGACGCGCGCGATCCGGCGCGGCATCGTCGAGGCCGGTCAGGCCTATGGTCGCCGAGCGGTGATCGACGACGAGCCGGCGGTCAAGGACCAGACCGCGCCGTGA
- a CDS encoding DUF1192 domain-containing protein, translated as MAPPLDIDDDQPRNQPRQPRDLSRMSIDELRDYIAAMKTEIARVEQAIESKQSVRSAAEAFFKKP; from the coding sequence ATGGCCCCGCCCTTGGATATCGACGACGACCAGCCGCGCAACCAGCCGCGCCAGCCGCGGGACTTGAGCCGCATGTCGATCGACGAGCTTCGCGACTACATCGCGGCGATGAAGACGGAGATCGCCCGCGTCGAGCAGGCGATCGAATCGAAGCAGTCGGTCCGAAGCGCGGCCGAGGCGTTCTTCAAGAAGCCCTGA
- a CDS encoding AsmA family protein yields the protein MRKILLTILIVLVVLVGAVIALPFVLPTSIIKAQLEQAVASATGREFRIAGDLTPTFWPPLSVHASDVSLANPEWANAPDLVKLGSLDAEIDVLAYLRGVIAINRFVLDAPEVNLEVAEDGRQSWAFDTGGEQETTDAGDSEPAEPSEAQAVVLGDIRIENGTITYDDRQNGMQRRAENVRLALSQTEAGGPLAITGGLESSGKPLELTGEVTQPQALAEGNDSPLKLNLTAPGTTFAFTGVASGAGPGLVGDVNLDMPGIRELADWAGQPIDAPAGTIERLSFTGKVDANPSRASVSGMQLGFDDITATGDVAADLSAARPRITGQIDVGPLNLDPYRPPEEQGEPPLAAEPEGGDQAQQGWPTDPLNLPLPLPVDSDLTVNLTSLQATPVQLGSSRLTLQSDATNTAFRVEGLEAYRGTVDLDAAAKTEGSTPPAFTVNLNAQQLDMLPILQSFAGFDRLAGSGNARAALTTGGASVRDLVQGLNGDAEVRMRDGAIRGVNLAALFRGLATLNLDPNAGQAQQTDFAELGGTFRIANGIVQNDDLALRAPVIRLSGAGRVDLPSQSLDYTVRPEIASTLEGQDATNEANLALGVPVKITGPWSSPSYQLDLGGELTSAFSNPDQLRQAAEGILSDPDQRGALQDQLRNLGGGGDELEGALRGLLGGGNSSDESGSGRNDNEGGGGTRQLLEGLGRSLR from the coding sequence ATGCGCAAGATCCTGCTCACCATCCTGATCGTTCTGGTTGTCCTTGTCGGCGCCGTCATCGCGCTGCCGTTCGTGCTGCCGACCTCGATCATCAAGGCACAGCTTGAGCAGGCGGTCGCCAGCGCAACCGGCCGTGAATTCCGGATCGCGGGCGACCTGACGCCGACATTCTGGCCGCCTTTGTCGGTGCATGCGAGCGACGTCAGCCTGGCCAACCCCGAATGGGCGAATGCGCCCGACCTGGTGAAGCTCGGCTCGCTCGACGCCGAGATCGACGTGCTCGCCTATCTGCGCGGCGTGATCGCCATCAACCGCTTCGTGCTCGACGCCCCGGAGGTCAATCTCGAGGTCGCCGAGGACGGACGCCAGAGCTGGGCCTTCGACACGGGCGGCGAGCAGGAAACGACCGACGCCGGCGACTCCGAGCCGGCGGAGCCGAGCGAGGCGCAGGCGGTCGTGCTGGGCGACATACGCATCGAGAACGGCACGATCACCTATGACGACCGGCAAAACGGGATGCAGCGTCGCGCGGAGAACGTCCGTCTCGCGCTGAGCCAGACCGAGGCGGGCGGCCCGCTCGCCATCACCGGCGGACTGGAGAGCAGCGGCAAGCCTCTCGAGCTGACCGGCGAAGTGACGCAACCGCAGGCTCTCGCCGAGGGCAACGACAGCCCGCTCAAGCTGAACCTGACCGCGCCGGGCACGACCTTCGCCTTCACCGGCGTGGCCAGCGGCGCCGGTCCCGGCCTGGTCGGCGACGTCAACCTGGACATGCCGGGCATCCGCGAGTTGGCGGACTGGGCGGGCCAGCCGATCGACGCGCCCGCGGGCACGATCGAGCGCCTGTCCTTCACAGGCAAGGTCGACGCCAACCCGTCACGGGCGAGTGTCAGCGGCATGCAGCTCGGCTTCGACGACATCACGGCGACCGGCGACGTCGCCGCCGACCTGTCGGCCGCTCGCCCGCGCATCACCGGACAGATCGATGTCGGCCCGCTCAATCTCGACCCCTATCGCCCGCCGGAGGAACAGGGCGAGCCGCCGCTCGCCGCCGAGCCGGAAGGCGGCGATCAGGCGCAGCAAGGCTGGCCGACCGACCCGCTGAACCTGCCCTTGCCGCTGCCCGTCGATTCGGACCTCACGGTCAATCTCACCTCGCTGCAGGCAACGCCGGTCCAGCTGGGCTCGAGCCGGCTGACGCTGCAGTCCGACGCGACGAACACCGCCTTTCGCGTCGAAGGCCTGGAGGCTTATCGCGGCACCGTCGACCTGGACGCCGCTGCGAAGACCGAGGGCAGCACCCCGCCGGCGTTCACGGTCAACCTGAACGCGCAGCAGCTCGACATGCTGCCGATCCTGCAGAGCTTCGCGGGCTTCGACCGGCTGGCCGGCAGCGGCAACGCCCGCGCCGCCCTGACCACGGGCGGCGCCAGCGTGCGCGACCTCGTCCAGGGTCTGAACGGCGACGCCGAGGTCCGGATGCGCGACGGCGCCATTCGCGGCGTCAATCTGGCCGCCCTGTTCCGCGGCCTCGCGACGCTGAACCTCGACCCGAACGCCGGTCAGGCGCAGCAGACCGACTTCGCCGAACTGGGCGGGACCTTCCGCATCGCGAACGGCATCGTCCAGAACGACGACCTGGCGCTGCGCGCGCCCGTCATCCGCCTCTCCGGTGCGGGCCGGGTCGACCTGCCGTCCCAGTCGCTCGACTACACGGTGCGGCCCGAGATCGCCAGCACGCTCGAAGGCCAGGATGCGACCAACGAGGCCAACCTTGCCCTGGGCGTTCCCGTCAAGATCACGGGGCCTTGGAGCAGCCCGAGCTACCAGCTCGACCTGGGCGGCGAGCTGACCAGCGCCTTCAGCAATCCGGACCAACTGCGCCAGGCGGCAGAGGGCATCCTGAGCGACCCGGACCAGCGCGGCGCCCTGCAGGACCAGCTGAGGAACCTGGGCGGTGGCGGCGACGAGCTTGAGGGCGCCCTGCGCGGACTCCTCGGCGGAGGCAACTCGTCGGACGAAAGCGGCTCGGGTCGAAATGACAACGAAGGCGGCGGCGGCACGCGGCAATTGCTCGAGGGCCTGGGCCGCTCGCTGCGCTGA
- a CDS encoding OmpA family protein, whose protein sequence is MTPAATKRPALRRLLATAAIALIPACTAISPESETALGSPFNEELKQGYLQLASGEAWPPSTANSSHFRGKAYSALLAEPVGPDRVGDREIEGAERDEALALRERLLADLEAGAREQKPIDAARAQWSYDCWLRQVEIDPASATAEACKATLTAALAEIDDLAPVLPDIPPATVYFSTGSASLTAAANDAVRDFASDAGVAPITVIGHTDSTGSASANQSLSQRRADAVADALRDMGATGPITVTSVGSAEPERAVSGPEASNRRVEMRVGG, encoded by the coding sequence ATGACGCCAGCCGCAACGAAACGCCCTGCCCTGCGCCGGTTGCTGGCGACCGCCGCGATCGCCCTCATCCCGGCCTGCACGGCGATCAGCCCGGAGAGCGAGACGGCGCTGGGCAGCCCCTTCAACGAGGAGTTGAAGCAGGGCTACCTCCAGCTTGCGAGCGGCGAAGCATGGCCGCCGAGCACCGCCAACAGCTCCCATTTTCGCGGCAAGGCCTATTCGGCGCTCCTGGCCGAGCCGGTCGGGCCGGACCGGGTCGGCGACCGCGAGATCGAGGGGGCCGAGCGCGACGAGGCTCTGGCTCTGCGCGAACGGCTCCTGGCCGACCTCGAAGCCGGAGCCCGCGAGCAGAAGCCCATCGATGCCGCGCGTGCGCAGTGGTCGTACGACTGCTGGCTGCGCCAGGTCGAGATCGACCCGGCCAGCGCCACGGCGGAGGCCTGCAAGGCGACCTTGACCGCCGCCCTGGCTGAGATCGACGACCTCGCGCCCGTCCTGCCCGACATCCCGCCGGCGACCGTCTACTTCTCGACCGGCAGCGCGAGCCTGACGGCGGCCGCCAACGACGCCGTCCGCGACTTTGCGTCCGATGCGGGCGTCGCGCCGATCACCGTCATCGGGCACACCGACTCGACGGGCAGCGCGTCGGCCAACCAGTCGCTTTCGCAGCGGCGCGCGGACGCCGTCGCGGACGCCCTACGCGACATGGGCGCCACGGGCCCCATTACCGTGACCTCGGTCGGATCGGCCGAGCCGGAGCGCGCGGTCTCCGGTCCCGAGGCCAGCAACCGGCGGGTCGAAATGCGCGTCGGCGGCTGA
- a CDS encoding DsbA family protein, translating to MKRIAAFVLPLGLMLAACLGFAGSGRDALAQADEPGEYVLGDPSAPVTIIEYASLTCPHCAHFHTQTLPELKKRYIDTGKVRLEMHDFPLDRVALQAAVIAHCGGPERYPGFIDVLFRSQERWATAPDPVVALTQIARMGGLQPEDVNACLADEALTNRILQSRLDAQEEYDISSTPSFVIDGEVHAGDQGVEGFTQLLDPLVN from the coding sequence TTGAAACGGATCGCCGCCTTCGTCCTTCCTCTCGGCCTGATGCTGGCTGCATGCCTGGGCTTCGCCGGCTCCGGGCGCGATGCGCTGGCGCAGGCGGACGAGCCTGGGGAATACGTGCTGGGCGACCCGAGCGCTCCGGTGACGATCATCGAGTACGCCTCGCTGACCTGCCCGCACTGCGCGCATTTCCACACGCAGACCCTGCCGGAGCTGAAGAAGCGCTACATCGACACCGGCAAGGTGCGCCTGGAGATGCACGATTTTCCGCTCGATCGCGTCGCCCTGCAGGCGGCCGTGATCGCGCATTGCGGCGGTCCGGAGCGTTATCCCGGCTTCATCGACGTGCTGTTCCGCTCGCAGGAGCGCTGGGCGACGGCGCCCGATCCCGTCGTGGCGCTCACCCAGATCGCCCGCATGGGCGGCCTTCAGCCCGAGGACGTCAACGCCTGCCTGGCCGACGAGGCCCTGACCAACCGGATTCTGCAGAGCCGGCTGGACGCCCAGGAGGAATACGACATCAGCTCGACGCCCAGTTTCGTGATCGACGGCGAGGTTCATGCCGGCGACCAGGGCGTCGAAGGGTTCACGCAACTGCTCGATCCGCTGGTCAACTGA
- a CDS encoding transglutaminase family protein, translated as MTIYSIRHVTTYRYRQPVGFARHRMMLRPRDSHDLRLLGTRLIIDPEPTRIDWNHDTFANSIAVASFDERADVLRIESRLRLEHYGYSDPDLHIYPHAETWPFNYSEDERIDLAPVMAVRYPDPAGVVKNWALGFVREGDSIDTQNLLVRMAEDIRAKFPYYERVETGTQEPAETLRKGGTCRDFANLMMEGLRALGFAARFVSGYLYDPGLDNGTDAVGIQGAGATHAWVQVYLPGAGWIEFDPTNALYGGANLIRVAVVRHPGQAIPIDGRYIGAPDDFLSMDVEVSVEREGD; from the coding sequence GTGACCATCTACTCGATCAGGCACGTGACGACCTACCGCTACCGGCAGCCGGTCGGCTTCGCGCGGCATCGCATGATGCTCCGTCCGCGCGATTCGCATGACCTGCGCCTGCTCGGCACGCGGTTGATCATCGATCCCGAGCCGACGCGCATCGACTGGAACCACGACACGTTCGCCAACTCGATCGCGGTGGCGAGCTTCGACGAGCGCGCGGACGTGCTGCGCATCGAGAGCCGGCTTCGCCTCGAGCATTACGGCTATTCGGATCCGGACCTGCACATCTACCCGCATGCGGAGACCTGGCCGTTCAACTACAGCGAGGACGAGCGGATCGATCTCGCGCCGGTCATGGCGGTCCGCTATCCGGACCCCGCGGGCGTGGTGAAGAACTGGGCGCTCGGTTTCGTCCGCGAAGGCGACAGCATCGACACGCAGAACCTCCTGGTCCGCATGGCCGAGGACATCCGCGCGAAGTTTCCCTACTACGAACGCGTCGAGACCGGCACGCAGGAGCCTGCCGAGACGCTGCGCAAGGGCGGGACTTGTCGCGACTTCGCGAACCTGATGATGGAGGGCCTGCGCGCGCTCGGCTTCGCGGCTCGCTTCGTCTCCGGCTATCTCTACGATCCCGGCCTCGACAACGGGACGGATGCGGTCGGCATCCAGGGGGCGGGCGCGACCCATGCCTGGGTGCAGGTCTATCTCCCAGGGGCAGGCTGGATCGAGTTCGACCCGACCAACGCCCTTTACGGTGGCGCCAACCTGATTCGGGTCGCCGTGGTCCGTCACCCCGGCCAGGCGATCCCGATCGACGGGCGCTATATCGGCGCCCCTGACGACTTCCTGTCGATGGATGTCGAGGTTAGCGTCGAGCGGGAAGGCGACTGA
- the hisC gene encoding histidinol-phosphate transaminase, protein MSALRPKSGILEISAYVGGKSGDGTSNVIKLSSNENPLGASPKAIAAYRDVAGALQLYPDGGAVTLREAIGARYDLDPARLVCGAGSDELLALLVRAYAGPGDEVLYSAHGFMMYRISTLAAGATPVTAPERLLTTDVDAMLAAVTTRTRIVFVANPNNPTGSYISDAEMRRLHAGLPEDVLLVIDAAYAEYVRRADYGDGNALVDEAANVVTTRTFSKIHGLAGLRLGWMYAQPEVVDVINRTRGPFNVGSPSLAAGVAAIGDVEHEARSVEHNDRWLVWLSQELTESGLVVHPSVGNFLLVTFPEEEGQDAAAASRYLESQGILARAMDGYGLGHSLRITIGTESDNRAVAKALAEFVR, encoded by the coding sequence ATGTCCGCCCTGCGGCCCAAGTCCGGCATTCTCGAGATCAGCGCCTATGTCGGCGGGAAGTCCGGCGACGGCACGTCGAACGTCATCAAGCTGTCCTCGAACGAGAATCCGCTTGGCGCCAGCCCGAAGGCGATCGCCGCCTACCGTGATGTCGCAGGCGCGCTGCAGCTCTATCCCGACGGCGGCGCCGTGACGCTGCGCGAGGCGATCGGCGCGCGCTACGATCTCGATCCGGCCCGTCTCGTCTGCGGCGCCGGCTCGGACGAGCTGCTCGCCTTGCTCGTCCGCGCCTATGCCGGTCCGGGCGACGAGGTGCTGTACAGCGCGCACGGCTTCATGATGTACCGCATCTCGACGCTGGCCGCCGGTGCCACGCCCGTGACCGCGCCCGAGCGCCTGCTGACGACCGATGTCGACGCGATGCTGGCGGCTGTGACCACGCGCACGCGCATCGTCTTCGTCGCCAACCCGAACAACCCGACCGGCTCCTACATCTCGGACGCCGAGATGCGCCGCCTCCATGCCGGCCTGCCCGAGGACGTTCTGCTCGTCATCGACGCGGCCTATGCCGAGTATGTCCGGCGCGCGGACTACGGCGACGGCAACGCCCTCGTCGACGAGGCGGCCAACGTCGTGACCACGCGGACCTTCTCGAAGATCCACGGCCTGGCCGGGTTGCGCCTCGGCTGGATGTACGCCCAACCCGAGGTGGTCGACGTGATCAACCGCACGCGGGGGCCGTTCAATGTCGGGTCGCCGTCGCTGGCCGCCGGCGTGGCCGCGATCGGCGACGTCGAGCACGAGGCGCGTTCGGTCGAGCACAACGATCGCTGGCTCGTCTGGCTCAGCCAGGAGCTGACCGAGAGCGGCCTAGTGGTGCATCCCAGCGTCGGCAATTTCCTCCTCGTGACCTTTCCCGAGGAGGAAGGCCAGGACGCGGCCGCGGCCAGCCGTTATCTCGAGAGCCAGGGCATCCTCGCGCGCGCCATGGACGGCTACGGCCTCGGCCACAGCCTGCGCATCACGATCGGCACCGAGAGCGACAACCGCGCGGTCGCGAAGGCGCTCGCCGAGTTCGTGAGATGA
- a CDS encoding A/G-specific adenine glycosylase has protein sequence MSVVAPRAGGGTETAGRLLAALLDWYDQQRRDLPWRAAPGRATDAYTALVSEFMLQQTTAATVRRRFPVFMTRFPSLEALAAAPLEDVLHAWQGLGYYRRARSLHACARAIRDQHGGRLPNEEAALLALPGIGAYTARALQAIVHHHPVVPVDGNVERVLARAFRIETPLPRGRAAIVAEADRLASEERPGDVAQALMELGATVCRPRAPLCVLCPWMDTCAARTAGVAESLPRKAPPPAKPVRRGLAFLLRRSDGAILFRRRPDKGLLAGLHELPGSPWQEGPLELDRALDHAPVKADWRLLTGTVRHVFSHFALDVTLAEARTDQPPLGLWCRPDELGRLALPTVTVKLLRHVGIEPGPGRVVPSTVAPPAAGRPPAEA, from the coding sequence GTGAGCGTCGTCGCACCCCGCGCCGGTGGCGGCACCGAGACGGCCGGACGCCTGCTGGCGGCCCTGCTCGACTGGTACGATCAGCAGCGGCGCGACCTGCCATGGCGGGCAGCTCCGGGCCGAGCGACCGATGCCTACACGGCGCTGGTCAGCGAGTTCATGCTGCAGCAGACGACGGCGGCGACCGTGCGTCGGCGCTTTCCCGTGTTCATGACGCGCTTTCCCAGCCTGGAAGCCCTGGCGGCGGCGCCCTTGGAGGATGTCCTCCACGCTTGGCAGGGCCTCGGCTACTACCGGCGCGCCCGTTCGCTCCACGCCTGCGCCCGGGCCATCCGGGATCAGCACGGCGGCCGGCTTCCGAACGAGGAGGCGGCGCTGCTCGCCCTGCCCGGCATCGGCGCCTACACCGCGCGCGCCTTGCAGGCGATCGTCCATCACCACCCGGTCGTGCCGGTCGACGGCAATGTCGAGCGCGTGCTCGCCCGCGCGTTCCGGATCGAGACGCCGCTGCCCCGCGGCCGCGCCGCGATCGTGGCCGAGGCCGACCGCCTGGCGTCCGAGGAACGGCCGGGCGACGTAGCCCAGGCACTGATGGAGTTGGGCGCCACGGTATGTCGTCCGCGGGCCCCCTTGTGCGTGCTCTGCCCGTGGATGGACACGTGCGCCGCGCGCACGGCCGGCGTCGCCGAAAGCCTGCCGCGCAAGGCGCCGCCGCCGGCGAAGCCGGTCCGGCGCGGGCTCGCGTTCCTGCTCCGGCGGAGCGACGGCGCCATCTTGTTTCGCCGCAGGCCGGACAAGGGCCTGCTGGCAGGATTGCATGAGCTGCCCGGCAGTCCGTGGCAGGAGGGCCCGCTCGAGCTTGATCGCGCGCTCGATCACGCGCCGGTCAAGGCCGACTGGCGTCTTCTCACGGGCACGGTGCGGCACGTCTTCAGCCATTTCGCGCTCGACGTGACGTTGGCCGAAGCCCGGACCGACCAGCCGCCGCTCGGCCTCTGGTGCCGGCCGGACGAACTCGGCCGTCTGGCCTTGCCGACGGTGACGGTGAAACTGCTGCGCCATGTCGGCATCGAGCCCGGCCCCGGTCGTGTCGTCCCGTCCACGGTCGCGCCCCCGGCTGCAGGCCGGCCACCGGCGGAGGCTTGA
- a CDS encoding gamma-glutamylcyclotransferase has product MTEPVSWLFAYGSLMWHPDFPYVRRMTARLYGYHRRMCIVSTDYRGSADAPGLVLGLDRGGSCQGVVFQIRDGDLDGVLAHTDARELSDDPPVYRRRILPAVTLEGTMRVFAYVVRREHASYAGGLDDGTVFRMIRDARGRRGACRDYLRNTVEHLRELGIRDRRLESIARRLGAERRLAPTAV; this is encoded by the coding sequence ATGACCGAGCCCGTGTCCTGGCTCTTCGCCTACGGTTCGCTGATGTGGCACCCGGACTTCCCCTATGTCCGCCGGATGACGGCGCGGCTCTACGGCTACCATCGCCGGATGTGCATCGTCAGCACGGACTATCGCGGTTCGGCCGATGCGCCCGGCCTGGTCCTGGGCCTGGATCGCGGCGGCTCCTGCCAGGGCGTGGTCTTCCAGATCCGCGACGGGGACCTGGATGGCGTTCTGGCTCATACCGACGCCCGCGAGCTGAGCGACGATCCGCCGGTCTACCGGCGCCGTATCCTGCCTGCCGTGACGCTGGAAGGGACCATGCGCGTCTTCGCCTATGTCGTCCGGCGCGAGCACGCCAGCTACGCCGGCGGCCTCGACGACGGGACGGTCTTTCGCATGATCCGCGACGCGAGGGGCAGGCGAGGCGCATGTCGCGACTATCTCCGGAACACGGTGGAGCATCTGCGCGAGCTGGGCATCCGCGATCGCCGGCTCGAGTCGATTGCCAGGCGTCTCGGCGCGGAGCGGCGGCTCGCGCCGACGGCGGTCTGA
- a CDS encoding TIGR02466 family protein has product MTVKAEVQALFATPVITAMLPDAQALNAELSRVILAKEGEGSSSVQASNLGGWQSSWDMEAWGGPATKTVLDAGRTLATRATSDRSGRKVQIAWKTNAWANVNRKGHGNEFHTHPGSYWSGTYYVEDGGIGDDPSLGGAFEMQDPRGVAPAMYAPKLAFAVPGGQSVGASELLQPRGGLLVLFPSWLSHAVRPYTGERMRISIAFNLSV; this is encoded by the coding sequence ATGACCGTGAAGGCCGAGGTCCAGGCGCTGTTCGCGACGCCGGTGATCACGGCCATGCTGCCGGACGCGCAGGCCCTGAACGCCGAGCTTTCCCGCGTGATCCTCGCCAAGGAGGGGGAGGGGAGCAGCAGCGTGCAGGCCAGCAATCTCGGAGGCTGGCAGTCGTCCTGGGACATGGAGGCCTGGGGAGGGCCGGCGACCAAGACCGTGCTCGATGCCGGACGGACGCTCGCCACCCGCGCGACCTCGGATCGTTCAGGCCGCAAGGTCCAGATCGCCTGGAAAACCAATGCCTGGGCCAACGTCAACCGCAAAGGCCACGGCAACGAGTTCCACACCCATCCCGGCTCCTACTGGTCCGGCACCTATTATGTCGAGGACGGCGGCATCGGCGACGATCCGAGCCTGGGCGGCGCTTTCGAGATGCAGGACCCGCGCGGCGTGGCCCCCGCCATGTATGCGCCCAAGCTCGCCTTCGCCGTGCCGGGCGGCCAGTCGGTCGGCGCCAGCGAGCTGCTGCAGCCCCGGGGCGGCTTGCTCGTCCTCTTCCCGTCCTGGCTGTCGCATGCCGTCCGCCCCTATACGGGCGAGCGCATGCGCATCTCGATCGCCTTCAACCTCAGTGTCTGA
- a CDS encoding HAD family phosphatase, which produces MVELVIFDCDGVLIDSEAIACRVEAALLTEIGFPIDQEGVVRRFAGRSGRDVAAEIEAEIGGALPAGHEDRIKRALDEAFAAELRPMPGIHGLLDRLDRKVCVASSSTPDKLRFTLGLTGLWERLAPDVFSSSMVVRGKPAPDLFLFAAERMGVRPGACVVVEDSVFGVQAAVGGRMAAVGFVGGSHVLPDHAEKLAAAGARRVIADLAELPRCIDDLAAGRL; this is translated from the coding sequence ATGGTCGAGCTCGTCATCTTCGACTGCGACGGCGTGCTGATCGACAGTGAGGCCATCGCCTGCCGGGTCGAGGCGGCGCTTCTGACCGAGATCGGTTTTCCGATCGACCAGGAGGGCGTCGTCCGGCGCTTCGCCGGTCGCTCCGGCCGCGACGTGGCCGCCGAAATCGAGGCGGAGATCGGCGGAGCCTTGCCGGCCGGCCACGAGGACCGGATCAAGCGGGCGCTCGACGAAGCGTTCGCGGCCGAGCTTCGGCCCATGCCCGGCATCCACGGCCTGCTCGACCGGCTGGACAGGAAGGTCTGCGTCGCCTCCTCGAGTACGCCGGACAAGCTCCGCTTCACGCTCGGCCTGACCGGCCTCTGGGAGAGGCTGGCGCCTGACGTGTTCAGCTCGAGCATGGTCGTGCGTGGCAAGCCGGCGCCGGATCTTTTCCTGTTTGCCGCCGAACGCATGGGCGTCCGGCCCGGCGCCTGCGTGGTCGTCGAGGACAGCGTGTTCGGCGTGCAGGCGGCGGTCGGGGGGCGCATGGCAGCGGTCGGCTTCGTCGGCGGCAGCCACGTCCTGCCCGACCACGCCGAAAAGCTGGCTGCGGCGGGAGCGCGGCGGGTGATCGCCGATCTGGCCGAGTTGCCACGCTGCATCGACGACTTGGCGGCCGGCCGCTTGTAG